A stretch of the Mesorhizobium huakuii genome encodes the following:
- a CDS encoding flavin reductase family protein, with the protein MFYEPSKGHGLPHDPSKAIVAPRPIGWISTLNKAGEINLAPYSFFNAVSTRPFIVWFSSEGEKDSASFAQETGEFVANLVCRDLAEKMNYTSVNAPRGVNEFVYADLAMAPSRLVRPPRVAAAPAALECRVTEVFRPKALDGTPTSAVIVAGEVVGVHIDDAFLKDGLFDITKAGNVARLGYMDYASVDEVFSMRRPRWGKE; encoded by the coding sequence ATGTTCTACGAGCCGTCCAAAGGGCACGGGCTGCCGCATGATCCGTCGAAGGCGATCGTGGCGCCGCGCCCGATCGGCTGGATATCGACGCTGAACAAGGCCGGCGAGATCAATCTCGCGCCATACTCGTTCTTCAATGCGGTTTCGACGCGACCGTTCATCGTCTGGTTTTCCTCTGAGGGCGAGAAAGACAGCGCCTCCTTCGCCCAGGAGACCGGCGAGTTCGTCGCCAATCTGGTCTGCCGCGATCTTGCGGAGAAGATGAATTACACGTCGGTCAACGCGCCGCGTGGCGTCAACGAGTTCGTTTACGCCGACCTCGCCATGGCGCCTTCACGTCTCGTCAGGCCGCCGCGCGTGGCGGCAGCGCCGGCCGCACTGGAATGCCGGGTGACCGAAGTGTTTCGCCCAAAGGCGCTAGACGGAACCCCGACGAGCGCCGTCATCGTCGCCGGTGAGGTGGTCGGCGTGCACATCGACGACGCCTTTCTGAAAGACGGCCTGTTCGACATCACCAAGGCCGGCAATGTCGCCCGTCTCGGCTACATGGACTATGCCAGCGTCGACGAGGTCTTTTCGATGCGCCGGCCACGCTGGGGTAAGGAGTAG
- a CDS encoding nitroreductase family protein, with amino-acid sequence MASPIIDFLLSRNSAPIPDLKEPAPSDADIAMMIAAATRVPDHGRLEPWRFIVYRGDARIEIGRKLAALAEQREGPLPEGRRNQELARFSRAPLVIGVVSVPKENPKIPQWEMFLSGGMAAMNLMIAANALGYGTNMISNWYSDVPEGRAILGLASQERVVGFIHIGSYAGPAPERPRPDPAKLYADYSGPWVG; translated from the coding sequence ATGGCGTCGCCGATCATCGACTTCCTGCTGAGCCGAAATTCAGCGCCGATTCCGGACCTCAAGGAGCCGGCGCCCAGCGACGCCGATATCGCAATGATGATTGCCGCCGCCACGCGCGTGCCCGACCATGGCCGGCTCGAACCCTGGCGCTTCATCGTCTATCGCGGCGATGCCCGCATCGAGATCGGCAGGAAGCTGGCGGCGCTTGCCGAACAGCGGGAAGGGCCGTTGCCCGAAGGCCGCCGCAACCAGGAACTGGCGCGCTTTTCGCGCGCGCCGCTGGTGATCGGCGTGGTGTCGGTGCCGAAGGAGAATCCCAAGATCCCGCAATGGGAAATGTTCCTGTCCGGCGGCATGGCGGCGATGAATCTGATGATTGCTGCCAACGCGCTGGGCTATGGCACCAACATGATCAGCAACTGGTATTCCGACGTGCCGGAGGGCAGGGCGATCCTCGGACTGGCGTCGCAGGAGCGCGTCGTCGGTTTCATCCATATCGGCTCTTATGCCGGCCCGGCGCCGGAGCGGCCGCGGCCTGATCCTGCAAAACTCTATGCCGATTACTCAGGACCCTGGGTGGGCTGA
- a CDS encoding lysophospholipid acyltransferase family protein has product MLKLKLREKPFPELSYANPHQPVLTRWVIHSIEGLSGRDRYAALYDFWRRQVVPSGERVFSRMLDLIDVRIRTADQWPPAPLPDTPLVIVANHPFGIGDGIAVLSLVEQLGRPFRVMIHKDLLKIREMEPYSLPIDFSETKEALKNNMAVRHEAVRLLKEGVTIVVFPAGGVATAPKGFGRARDLPWKMFPARLVQDAKASVIPMHFSGQNGRLFHLVSGPMNMAERDGRVAKFVGKASLTLRLSMLIHEFARLSGKAIDVRVGEVLSWSELEPLRDRKLLLERLYRGVFDLAPQLPRRRIPFLPARIKLAA; this is encoded by the coding sequence ATGCTCAAGCTGAAATTGCGCGAAAAACCATTTCCCGAACTTTCCTACGCCAATCCGCACCAACCGGTGCTAACGCGCTGGGTCATCCATTCCATTGAAGGCCTGTCGGGGCGCGACCGTTATGCCGCGCTCTATGATTTCTGGCGCCGTCAGGTGGTGCCATCGGGCGAGCGCGTGTTCAGCCGCATGCTCGACCTGATCGACGTGCGGATACGGACCGCCGACCAGTGGCCGCCCGCGCCATTGCCGGACACACCGCTGGTGATCGTGGCCAACCATCCGTTCGGCATTGGCGACGGCATCGCCGTGCTCTCATTGGTGGAGCAACTGGGGCGGCCATTCCGGGTTATGATCCACAAGGATCTGCTCAAGATCCGCGAGATGGAGCCCTATTCGCTGCCGATCGATTTTTCCGAGACCAAGGAAGCGCTGAAGAACAACATGGCCGTGCGCCACGAGGCGGTGCGGCTGCTGAAGGAGGGCGTCACCATCGTGGTGTTTCCCGCCGGTGGTGTCGCCACCGCGCCGAAAGGCTTTGGCCGGGCGCGCGACCTGCCATGGAAGATGTTTCCGGCACGCCTGGTTCAGGATGCCAAGGCGTCCGTCATTCCGATGCATTTTTCCGGACAGAACGGCAGGCTGTTCCATCTGGTCAGCGGGCCGATGAACATGGCTGAACGCGACGGCCGCGTCGCCAAATTCGTCGGCAAGGCCTCGCTGACACTGCGCCTTTCGATGCTCATCCACGAATTCGCGCGGCTGTCCGGCAAGGCGATCGATGTACGCGTCGGCGAGGTGCTGAGCTGGAGCGAACTGGAGCCGCTGCGTGACCGCAAGCTGTTGCTGGAGCGGCTTTACCGCGGCGTGTTCGACCTCGCGCCGCAGCTGCCGCGCCGCCGGATTCCCTTCCTGCCGGCACGCATCAAGCTGGCAGCCTGA
- the thrS gene encoding threonine--tRNA ligase, which yields MLNSVSLTFPDGTVRDYDAAMTGAGLAESISKSLAKKAVAYAIDGTVRDLSDPLGKSGKVEIITRDDARALELIRHDTAHVLAEAVQELWPGTQVTIGPVIENGFYYDFARNEPFTPDDFPVIEKKMREIIARNKPFTKEVWSRDRAKKVFADKGERYKLELIDAIPEDQDLKIYAQGDWFDLCRGPHMASTGQIGNAFKLMKVAGAYWRGDSNNPMLTRIYGTAWADQAQLEAYQTMLEEAEKRDHRKLGREMDLFHFQEEGPGVVFWHAKGWKMFQNLVNYMRRRLDEQGYQEVNAPQVLDKSLWETSGHWGWYRDAMFKVTVAGDDTDDDRVFALKPMNCPGHVQIFKHGLKSYRDLPVKLAEFGNVHRYEPSGALHGLMRVRGFTQDDAHIFCTEEQLASECLRINDLILSTYADFGFDEISVKLSTRPDKRVGTDEAWDHAEAIMGSVLETIRTRSGNRIKTSINPGEGAFYGPKFEYVLKDAIGREWQCGTTQVDFNLPERFGAFYIGSDSEKKQPVMVHRAICGSMERFLGILIENYSGHFPLWFAPLQVVVATITSEADGYATEVVAKLKAAGLLAEADLRNEKINYKVREHSLAKVPVILVCGKREAEEQTVNMRRLGSRDQESLGLVEAIERLTEEAVTPDRRRKRAA from the coding sequence ATGCTGAATTCCGTTTCCCTGACATTTCCCGATGGCACCGTCCGCGACTACGACGCGGCGATGACTGGTGCCGGCCTTGCCGAATCGATCTCGAAGTCGCTGGCCAAGAAGGCCGTCGCCTACGCCATCGACGGCACCGTGCGCGACCTCTCCGACCCGCTCGGCAAGTCCGGCAAGGTCGAGATCATCACCCGCGACGATGCGCGCGCGCTGGAGCTTATCCGCCACGACACCGCCCACGTGCTGGCGGAAGCTGTCCAGGAATTGTGGCCGGGAACGCAGGTGACCATCGGGCCGGTGATCGAGAACGGATTCTACTACGACTTCGCCCGCAACGAGCCGTTCACGCCGGACGACTTTCCGGTGATCGAAAAGAAGATGCGCGAGATCATCGCGCGCAACAAGCCGTTCACCAAGGAGGTCTGGTCGCGCGACCGGGCGAAAAAGGTCTTCGCCGACAAGGGCGAGCGCTACAAGCTCGAGCTGATCGACGCCATTCCCGAGGATCAGGATCTCAAGATCTACGCGCAGGGCGACTGGTTCGACCTCTGTCGTGGCCCGCACATGGCCTCGACCGGGCAGATCGGCAACGCCTTCAAGCTGATGAAGGTGGCCGGCGCCTATTGGCGTGGCGATTCGAACAACCCGATGCTGACGCGCATTTACGGCACGGCCTGGGCCGACCAGGCGCAGCTCGAAGCCTACCAGACGATGCTGGAGGAGGCCGAGAAACGCGACCACCGCAAGCTTGGCCGCGAGATGGACCTGTTCCATTTCCAGGAAGAGGGGCCGGGCGTCGTCTTCTGGCATGCCAAGGGCTGGAAGATGTTCCAGAACCTGGTCAACTACATGCGCCGCCGTCTCGACGAGCAAGGCTACCAGGAGGTCAACGCTCCGCAGGTTCTGGACAAGAGCCTGTGGGAAACCTCAGGCCATTGGGGCTGGTATCGCGACGCCATGTTCAAGGTGACGGTCGCCGGCGATGATACCGACGATGACCGGGTCTTCGCGCTGAAGCCGATGAACTGCCCAGGCCATGTGCAGATTTTCAAGCATGGGTTGAAGTCTTATCGCGATCTGCCCGTAAAACTTGCAGAATTCGGCAATGTGCATCGCTACGAACCATCAGGCGCGCTGCACGGGTTGATGCGCGTGCGCGGCTTCACGCAGGATGATGCGCATATCTTCTGTACCGAGGAGCAGCTGGCATCGGAATGCCTGCGCATCAACGATTTGATCCTGTCGACCTATGCCGATTTCGGTTTCGACGAAATCAGCGTCAAGCTGTCGACGCGGCCGGACAAGCGTGTCGGCACCGACGAGGCCTGGGATCATGCGGAGGCGATCATGGGCAGCGTTCTGGAGACGATCAGGACTAGGTCCGGCAACCGGATCAAGACCTCGATCAATCCGGGCGAGGGCGCCTTCTACGGGCCGAAGTTCGAATATGTGCTGAAGGACGCCATTGGCCGTGAATGGCAGTGCGGCACGACGCAGGTCGATTTCAACCTGCCGGAACGGTTTGGGGCCTTCTACATTGGCTCGGATTCGGAGAAGAAGCAGCCGGTCATGGTGCACCGCGCCATCTGCGGTTCGATGGAGCGTTTCCTCGGCATCCTGATCGAGAACTATTCCGGCCATTTCCCGCTGTGGTTTGCGCCGCTGCAGGTGGTGGTGGCGACGATCACCTCCGAGGCGGACGGCTATGCGACCGAGGTGGTGGCAAAGCTGAAGGCTGCCGGGCTTCTGGCGGAAGCCGATCTGCGCAACGAGAAGATCAACTACAAGGTCCGTGAGCACTCGCTGGCCAAGGTGCCGGTCATCCTCGTCTGCGGCAAGCGCGAGGCGGAGGAACAGACGGTCAACATGCGCCGGCTTGGCTCGCGCGACCAGGAATCGCTTGGGCTTGTCGAGGCGATCGAACGGCTGACCGAAGAAGCGGTGACGCCGGACCGCAGGCGCAAACGCGCTGCCTGA
- the blaOXA gene encoding class D beta-lactamase — MRNIDRLPFILAGVLFLLAWLLGFPMRAQSAPLGDVQCTLIADAATGKTLYQDGTCDQRFSPASTFKVPLSLIGYDAGILSDEHTPSWDYKPEFNAVKRDQKTVDPVIWERDSILWYSREITRRLGAENFAGYVSKLDYGNNDVSGNPGKNDGLTHSWVNSSLKITPVEQVDFLRKLLARKLPVSAKAYDMTSAIIPTFQAGGWTVQGKTGSTRLANDADKIKDKRSLGWFVGWAKKDGQQIVFARLVVDATRTDVPKGLKTRAAFLKDLPLLVK, encoded by the coding sequence ATGCGTAACATCGACCGTCTTCCCTTTATCCTGGCTGGAGTCCTTTTCCTGCTCGCCTGGCTGCTGGGGTTCCCGATGCGCGCGCAATCGGCGCCGCTTGGGGATGTCCAGTGCACGCTGATCGCCGATGCAGCAACCGGCAAGACACTCTACCAGGACGGCACCTGCGACCAGCGCTTCAGCCCGGCCTCGACGTTCAAGGTGCCGCTTTCGCTGATCGGCTATGATGCCGGGATCCTGAGCGACGAGCACACGCCGAGCTGGGATTACAAGCCCGAATTCAATGCGGTGAAACGGGATCAGAAGACCGTCGATCCGGTGATCTGGGAACGTGATTCGATTCTCTGGTATTCCCGCGAGATTACGCGCCGGCTCGGGGCAGAAAACTTTGCCGGCTATGTCTCGAAACTCGACTACGGCAACAACGACGTTTCCGGCAATCCCGGCAAGAATGATGGCCTGACCCATTCCTGGGTGAATTCCTCGCTCAAGATCACGCCGGTCGAGCAGGTTGATTTCCTGCGCAAGCTGCTTGCCCGCAAGCTGCCGGTCTCGGCCAAGGCCTACGACATGACGTCAGCGATCATCCCGACATTCCAGGCTGGTGGCTGGACGGTGCAGGGCAAGACCGGCAGCACCAGGCTGGCCAACGATGCCGACAAGATCAAGGACAAGCGTTCGCTCGGCTGGTTCGTTGGCTGGGCAAAGAAGGACGGCCAGCAGATCGTCTTTGCGCGCCTGGTTGTCGATGCCACCCGCACCGACGTGCCAAAAGGCCTCAAGACGCGGGCGGCGTTCCTGAAAGACCTGCCGCTGCTGGTGAAGTAA
- the yidD gene encoding membrane protein insertion efficiency factor YidD — protein sequence MHDPHGHAQTARPPGRGRNWPGPWRKTPGRLLGTSLVRLYQLTLSGFVGNSCRHFPTCSEYAHEAIARHGLWAGGWMGFFRVLRCGPFGTHGIDLVPEVLADRYVWFMPWRYWRIGRKHAETKA from the coding sequence GTGCACGACCCGCATGGGCATGCCCAAACTGCCAGACCGCCAGGGCGCGGCCGCAACTGGCCCGGCCCGTGGCGCAAGACGCCCGGCCGGCTCCTCGGCACCTCGCTTGTGCGCCTCTACCAGCTGACGCTGTCCGGCTTTGTCGGCAATTCCTGCAGGCATTTTCCGACCTGTTCGGAATATGCGCATGAGGCGATCGCCCGCCATGGCCTGTGGGCCGGCGGCTGGATGGGATTTTTCCGGGTTCTGCGCTGCGGGCCGTTCGGCACGCATGGCATCGATTTGGTGCCGGAAGTGCTGGCGGACCGTTATGTCTGGTTCATGCCGTGGCGGTACTGGCGGATCGGCCGCAAGCACGCCGAAACGAAGGCATGA
- a CDS encoding LysR substrate-binding domain-containing protein translates to MKRGRLPLTALRSFEAAGRHLSFSKAAEELFVSQAAISRQIRELETLTGKPLFERLHRRVELTETGQNLLDQLTTSFDDIDRRLSEIVSKPAQSPLRVSVEPSFAGEFLIQRLNSFQQRHPEIDISVDADSRLIEFRGHEAEIAIRYGAHARSWPRTEARHLVDVLVTPVLASGLLASGAPLTSPADLRHYTLLHDYNRDGWASWFQAMGLPELALQRGPLYTDAALAMQAAKLGHGVALGDRILNGADLRAGLLVRPFEMEVPYGAYWLVAPDFQRLSRQAEIFVDWLVEELRAGPPAAQV, encoded by the coding sequence ATGAAGCGCGGACGCCTGCCGTTGACGGCATTGAGGAGTTTCGAGGCGGCCGGCCGGCACCTGAGTTTCAGCAAGGCCGCCGAGGAGCTGTTCGTCTCGCAGGCGGCGATCAGCCGGCAGATAAGGGAATTGGAAACGCTGACCGGCAAGCCGCTGTTCGAGCGGCTTCACCGCCGAGTCGAACTGACGGAAACAGGGCAAAATCTCCTCGATCAGTTGACCACCAGCTTTGACGACATCGACCGTCGGCTGTCGGAAATCGTCAGCAAGCCGGCTCAGAGTCCGTTGCGGGTCAGCGTCGAGCCGTCCTTTGCGGGCGAATTTCTGATACAGCGGCTCAATTCGTTCCAGCAACGCCATCCCGAGATCGACATTTCAGTCGACGCGGACTCCCGGCTCATAGAGTTTCGTGGACACGAAGCAGAAATCGCGATTCGATACGGAGCGCATGCCCGGTCCTGGCCACGCACGGAAGCGCGGCATTTGGTCGACGTGCTGGTGACGCCGGTCCTGGCATCGGGATTGCTCGCCTCGGGCGCGCCCCTGACATCACCGGCCGACCTGCGGCACTACACCTTGCTCCATGACTACAATCGCGATGGCTGGGCGAGCTGGTTTCAGGCAATGGGCCTTCCGGAGCTCGCCCTCCAGAGAGGACCGCTTTACACGGACGCCGCGCTTGCCATGCAGGCCGCGAAACTCGGGCACGGCGTCGCTTTGGGCGACCGCATCCTGAACGGTGCTGATCTTCGAGCCGGTCTCTTGGTCCGGCCATTCGAAATGGAAGTCCCCTATGGCGCGTATTGGCTTGTCGCCCCTGACTTCCAGCGTCTTAGCCGACAGGCCGAGATTTTTGTGGACTGGCTTGTCGAAGAGCTTCGCGCCGGACCACCGGCCGCCCAAGTCTAA
- a CDS encoding iron-sulfur cluster assembly scaffold protein — translation MINDVYNAKILGFAGNIARIGRLDHPDATAKAHSKLCGSTVTVDLKMADGVVTDFAHDVKACALGQASSSIMAQHVVGASAEELRTVRDTMLKMLKENGAPPEGRFADLKYLEPVRDYKARHASTMLTFDAVVDAIGQIEKKRAEEAA, via the coding sequence ATGATCAACGACGTCTATAACGCGAAAATTCTCGGCTTTGCCGGAAACATCGCCCGCATCGGCCGGCTCGATCATCCTGACGCGACCGCCAAGGCGCATTCCAAGCTTTGCGGCTCGACCGTTACCGTCGATCTCAAGATGGCGGACGGAGTGGTCACGGACTTCGCCCATGACGTGAAGGCATGCGCGCTCGGCCAGGCGTCGTCCTCGATCATGGCGCAGCACGTCGTCGGTGCGAGTGCCGAGGAATTGCGCACGGTGCGCGACACCATGTTGAAGATGCTGAAGGAAAATGGCGCACCGCCCGAGGGGCGCTTCGCCGACCTGAAGTATCTGGAGCCGGTGCGCGACTACAAGGCACGCCATGCCTCGACCATGCTGACCTTCGACGCGGTGGTCGACGCGATCGGCCAGATCGAAAAGAAGCGCGCCGAAGAAGCGGCTTAG
- the folE gene encoding GTP cyclohydrolase I FolE — MDAVIKKFMPQSAYMEKPVTDRPSEAEVEAAVRTLLRWTGDNPDREGLIDTPKRVAKAYREMFGGYDMCPAEELGRTFEEVAGYDDLVIVRDIQFHSHCEHHMVPIIGKAHVGYLPDGKVVGLSKIARVVDIFAHRLQTQEALTAQIASVIQDVLNPRGVAVMIEAEHMCMAMRGIRKQGSTTLTSTFTGVFKDTPEEQVRFVTMVRGGA; from the coding sequence ATGGATGCCGTCATCAAGAAATTCATGCCCCAGTCCGCCTACATGGAAAAGCCGGTCACCGACCGGCCGAGCGAAGCCGAAGTCGAGGCCGCCGTGCGCACGTTGCTGCGCTGGACCGGCGACAATCCGGACCGCGAGGGGCTGATCGATACGCCCAAGCGCGTGGCCAAGGCTTACCGCGAAATGTTCGGCGGCTACGACATGTGCCCGGCCGAGGAACTCGGCCGCACCTTCGAGGAGGTCGCCGGCTACGACGATCTCGTCATCGTTAGGGATATTCAGTTCCATTCGCATTGCGAGCACCACATGGTGCCGATCATCGGCAAGGCGCATGTCGGCTACCTGCCGGATGGCAAGGTCGTCGGCCTGTCCAAGATCGCGCGCGTGGTCGATATCTTTGCCCATCGCCTGCAGACGCAGGAAGCGCTGACCGCGCAGATCGCCAGCGTCATCCAGGATGTGCTCAACCCTCGCGGCGTCGCCGTCATGATCGAGGCCGAGCATATGTGCATGGCCATGCGCGGCATCCGCAAGCAGGGTTCCACCACGCTCACCTCCACCTTCACCGGCGTCTTCAAGGATACGCCCGAGGAGCAGGTTCGTTTCGTCACCATGGTGCGCGGCGGGGCGTAA
- the hisI gene encoding phosphoribosyl-AMP cyclohydrolase, which yields MSALEFPKATSDKKALEEGAVFSPRFDAAGLVTVVVTDAEDGILLMVAHMNAQALALTLETGIAHYWSRSRNALWKKGETSGNFQHVVEMRTDCDQDALWLRVKVLGHDATCHTGRRSCFYRTVGLVDGKGTLLDDGSKPLFDAENTYRKPSA from the coding sequence ATGTCGGCACTGGAATTTCCCAAAGCTACGTCAGACAAGAAGGCCCTGGAGGAAGGCGCGGTGTTTTCACCGCGCTTCGATGCGGCCGGCCTTGTCACGGTCGTCGTCACCGACGCCGAAGACGGCATCCTGCTGATGGTCGCGCATATGAATGCGCAGGCATTGGCGCTGACGCTGGAAACAGGCATCGCCCACTACTGGTCACGCTCGCGCAACGCGCTTTGGAAGAAGGGCGAAACCTCGGGCAATTTCCAGCACGTCGTCGAGATGCGCACCGACTGCGACCAGGACGCATTGTGGCTGCGCGTCAAAGTATTGGGCCACGACGCAACCTGTCACACCGGCCGGCGTTCATGCTTTTATCGGACGGTGGGCCTGGTCGACGGCAAGGGGACGCTTCTTGACGACGGCAGCAAGCCGCTGTTCGATGCGGAAAACACGTATCGAAAGCCGTCAGCTTGA
- a CDS encoding patatin family protein: protein MLEWASLRNRPDVREANGLTSHGGASDTKSPKKTGISLALGGGCARGWAHIGVLRALDEAGIEVSMIAGTSIGALVGGCYLAGKLDELEEFARSLTKRRIFGLLDLNLRGSGLFGGMKLDARLREHVNGIRFEDLPKPFVSVASEIRTGHEIWLSSGSLITAMRASYALPGVFEPVNCNGRMLVDGALVNPVPVSVCRAYEQPLVVAVNLHYDLFGRAAVIKHSAGELVIEKDAPRAGRVDAEHQSHQSRLGITGVMVEAFNIIQDRISRARLAGDPPDMSLQPKLSHIGLTEFHRADEAIQLGYQATMAQIGELTRLQTVLA from the coding sequence ATGCTCGAGTGGGCGTCATTGCGGAACAGACCAGATGTCAGGGAGGCCAACGGCCTGACCTCTCACGGCGGCGCTTCCGATACGAAATCTCCCAAGAAAACAGGCATTTCGCTCGCTCTGGGCGGTGGTTGCGCCAGGGGCTGGGCTCATATCGGCGTGCTGCGCGCGCTCGATGAAGCCGGCATTGAAGTTTCGATGATCGCCGGCACCTCGATCGGCGCACTGGTCGGCGGCTGTTATCTCGCCGGCAAACTGGACGAGCTGGAAGAGTTCGCCCGCAGCCTGACCAAGCGGCGCATTTTCGGCCTGCTCGATCTCAATCTGCGCGGCAGCGGCCTGTTCGGCGGCATGAAGCTCGACGCCCGTCTGCGCGAACATGTGAACGGCATCCGTTTCGAGGACCTGCCAAAACCCTTTGTCAGCGTCGCATCGGAAATCCGTACTGGCCACGAGATCTGGCTGTCGAGCGGCTCGCTGATCACGGCCATGCGCGCGTCCTACGCATTGCCTGGCGTGTTCGAGCCGGTGAACTGCAACGGCCGCATGCTGGTCGACGGCGCGCTGGTCAATCCGGTGCCGGTATCGGTCTGCCGCGCCTACGAGCAGCCGCTCGTGGTGGCGGTCAACCTCCACTATGATCTGTTCGGCCGCGCTGCCGTGATAAAGCACAGCGCCGGCGAACTGGTTATCGAAAAAGACGCGCCGCGCGCCGGCCGTGTCGACGCCGAGCACCAGTCGCATCAGAGCCGCCTCGGCATCACCGGCGTCATGGTCGAGGCCTTCAACATCATCCAGGACCGCATCTCGCGCGCCAGGCTTGCCGGCGATCCGCCCGACATGTCGCTGCAGCCGAAACTCAGCCATATCGGCTTGACCGAGTTCCATCGCGCCGATGAGGCGATCCAGCTCGGCTACCAGGCGACGATGGCGCAGATCGGCGAACTGACCCGGCTGCAGACTGTTCTCGCCTAG
- a CDS encoding DUF6434 domain-containing protein, which translates to MNAFDWHADPISRATPITKSYRNTQNVRRFFTRECGDTFRFDRPFMAWLKDGLEKTMGDAADEWIRRQAEKRKA; encoded by the coding sequence ATGAATGCGTTCGACTGGCACGCGGATCCGATTTCGCGTGCCACGCCCATCACGAAATCCTATCGCAACACCCAGAATGTGCGCCGCTTTTTCACCCGCGAATGCGGCGATACGTTCAGGTTCGACCGGCCTTTCATGGCCTGGCTCAAGGACGGTCTGGAAAAGACGATGGGGGATGCAGCCGACGAATGGATCCGGCGCCAGGCTGAAAAGCGGAAAGCGTAG
- the glpX gene encoding class II fructose-bisphosphatase, with the protein MNVAQNIVAGLDRILTMELVRVTERAAVAAARLRGRGDEKAADQVAVDAMRQELNCLAIKGTVVIGEGERDEAPMLYIGEEVGTGKGPAVDIALDPLEGTTICAKNLPNALAVIAIAEKGSLLFAPDVYMDKIAIGPGYAEGVINIDASPAENIASLARAKGVAVSDITTCILDRPRHAKLIDAVRATGAAIRLIGDGDVAGVIHTTDPEETGIDIYLGTGGAPEGVLAAAALRCTGGQMQGRLILDTPEKMARAAKMGISDPKRIYHAEDMARGDVLFAATGVTDGNMLAGVKFGRTYITTHTIVLRSSSRTVREIKARHQDLDKF; encoded by the coding sequence ATGAATGTGGCCCAGAACATTGTCGCCGGCCTGGACCGGATACTCACCATGGAACTGGTGCGCGTCACCGAACGGGCCGCTGTCGCGGCCGCCAGGCTGCGCGGCCGCGGTGATGAGAAGGCTGCCGACCAGGTCGCGGTCGACGCCATGCGCCAGGAGCTCAACTGCCTGGCCATCAAGGGCACGGTGGTGATCGGCGAGGGCGAGCGCGACGAGGCGCCGATGCTCTATATTGGCGAGGAGGTCGGCACCGGCAAAGGTCCGGCGGTCGACATAGCGCTCGATCCGCTCGAAGGCACGACGATCTGCGCGAAGAACCTGCCCAACGCGCTTGCCGTCATCGCCATCGCCGAGAAGGGCAGCCTGCTGTTCGCGCCCGACGTGTACATGGACAAGATCGCCATTGGGCCGGGCTATGCCGAAGGCGTCATCAATATCGATGCCTCGCCGGCCGAGAACATCGCGAGCCTGGCCCGGGCCAAGGGCGTCGCGGTGTCCGATATCACCACTTGCATCCTCGACCGGCCGCGCCACGCCAAGCTGATCGATGCCGTGCGCGCCACGGGCGCGGCGATCCGGCTGATCGGTGACGGCGACGTCGCCGGCGTCATCCACACCACCGACCCGGAAGAAACCGGCATCGATATCTATCTCGGCACCGGCGGCGCGCCGGAAGGCGTGCTGGCTGCGGCTGCGCTGCGCTGCACCGGCGGCCAGATGCAGGGCCGGCTGATCCTCGACACACCCGAGAAGATGGCCCGCGCGGCGAAGATGGGGATTTCCGATCCGAAGCGGATCTATCACGCGGAAGACATGGCGCGCGGCGACGTGCTGTTCGCTGCCACCGGCGTCACCGACGGCAACATGCTGGCCGGCGTCAAGTTCGGCCGCACCTACATCACCACGCACACGATCGTGCTGCGCTCCTCGTCACGCACCGTGCGCGAGATCAAGGCCCGGCACCAGGATCTGGATAAGTTCTAG
- a CDS encoding Thivi_2564 family membrane protein, whose product MASSMLIGILITFLVIILVLYLVQRLPLDARMRQIVQVIVIIIGIISLLKYLAVF is encoded by the coding sequence GTGGCTTCATCCATGTTGATCGGCATTCTGATCACATTTCTCGTCATCATTCTCGTTCTCTATCTGGTGCAGCGCCTGCCGCTCGACGCCAGGATGCGACAGATCGTGCAGGTTATCGTCATCATCATCGGCATCATTTCGCTGCTCAAATACCTTGCGGTTTTCTAG